Proteins from a single region of Trichoderma asperellum chromosome 3, complete sequence:
- a CDS encoding uncharacterized protein (EggNog:ENOG41~SECRETED:SignalP(1-21)): MVSFKSVFLAATTAFAAVGQAQEQIDPDSVPLATRKSWCQYETSSCPLICSQITTKTTLVNECNPNTLQYGCLCGNNQQPNITEYSLTLPYFICQEFVVQCRNACGTDSTCATNCAVNHPCGATDPKRYNTTSTASTTVPEATPSTTGSDTIFTNVPGTTGSSGGKGKSMAAPAVEVSKAYGLAVLFGSMFVGFAML; encoded by the exons ATGGTCTCTTTTAAATCAGTTTTtctggcggcgacgacggcCTTTGCTGCCGTAGGTCAGGCTCAAGAACAAATTGACCCCGACAGCGTGCCCCTCGCCACAAGAA AGTCGTGGTGTCAATACGAAACCTCATCGTGCCCGCTCATTTGTTCACAAATCACAACTAAGACGACGTTGGTGAACGAGTGCAACCCG AACACTTTGCAATATGGCTGTCTCTGTGGAAATAACCAGCAGCCTAACATCACTGAATACTCATTGACACTGCCATACTTCATCTGCCAGGAGTTCGTTGTCCAGTGCAGAAATGCCTGTGGAACGGACAGCACATGCGCGACCAACTGCGCCGTCAACCACCCTTGCGGTGCCACTGATCCCAAGCGATACAATACTACTTCAACCGCCTCTACCACCGTTCCTGAAGCTACCCCTTCCACCACAGGCTCCGACACTATCTTCACTAATGTCCCTGGTACTACCGGCAGCAGTGGTGGCAAGGGCAAGTCGATGGCAGCTCCTGCTGTTGAGGTTTCAAAAGCATACGGACTGGCGGTTCTGTTTGGAAGCATGTTTGTTGGGTTTGCTATGCTATAA